A section of the Kribbella sp. HUAS MG21 genome encodes:
- the hemC gene encoding hydroxymethylbilane synthase, with the protein MIRLGTRRSKLATAQSTIVADRLRELGHEVELVLITTTGDVNRAPLEQIGGTGIFVSALRDALLAGEIDIAVHSLKDLPTAPVDGLTVGAIPLREDPRDVLVARDGLTLGELQRGALIGTGSPRRVAQLDALGLGVECTGIRGNVDTRIGMVTEGKLDAVVLARAGLARLGRLAEVTETLDPIQVLPAPGQGALGIECRADDTAVLTALAPLDDPATRAAVTAERQLLATLEAGCTAPVGALAEVVEGEDGPELWLRGALGQEDGVRRLSANGPVDDPVSLGKRLANDLLERT; encoded by the coding sequence GTGATCCGCCTCGGCACCCGCCGGTCCAAGCTGGCGACCGCGCAGTCGACGATCGTGGCCGACCGGCTGCGCGAGCTCGGCCACGAGGTCGAGCTGGTGCTGATCACCACCACCGGCGACGTGAACCGCGCCCCGCTCGAGCAGATCGGCGGCACCGGCATCTTCGTCAGCGCGCTGCGCGACGCCTTGCTGGCCGGTGAGATCGACATCGCGGTGCACTCGCTGAAGGACCTGCCGACCGCGCCGGTCGACGGCCTGACCGTCGGGGCGATCCCGCTCCGCGAGGACCCGCGGGACGTGCTCGTCGCGCGCGACGGCCTGACGCTCGGCGAGCTGCAGCGCGGCGCCCTGATCGGCACCGGTTCACCGCGCCGCGTCGCGCAGCTGGACGCGCTCGGCCTGGGCGTCGAGTGCACCGGGATCCGCGGCAACGTGGACACCCGGATCGGCATGGTCACCGAGGGCAAGCTGGACGCGGTCGTGCTCGCCAGGGCAGGCTTGGCCCGGTTGGGACGGCTCGCCGAGGTGACCGAGACGCTGGACCCGATCCAGGTCCTGCCCGCGCCGGGACAAGGTGCCCTGGGCATCGAGTGTCGTGCGGACGACACCGCGGTACTGACCGCGCTCGCGCCGCTGGACGACCCGGCCACCCGGGCGGCGGTGACGGCGGAACGGCAACTGCTGGCCACCCTCGAGGCGGGCTGCACGGCTCCGGTCGGCGCGCTCGCCGAGGTGGTCGAAGGTGAGGACGGTCCCGAGCTGTGGCTGCGGGGCGCGCTCGGCCAGGAGGACGGCGTACGGCGGCTGTCCGCGAACGGGCCGGTCGACGACCCGGTGTCGCTCGGTAAGAGGCTGGCGAACGACCTGCTGGAGCGAACATGA